A stretch of Mycobacterium sp. ITM-2016-00316 DNA encodes these proteins:
- a CDS encoding 3-deoxy-7-phosphoheptulonate synthase, with the protein MNLAQTATAPATSDRRIRSFSEIPSPHDVLSEFPLGARRAERVARDRDEIADILAGRDDRLLVVVGPCSVHDPEAALDYASRLVKLADELGDRLKIVMRVYFEKPRTTIGWKGLINDPGMDNTFDVTRGLRTARQLLLDIIDIGLPVGCEFLEPTSPQYIADAVAWGAIGARTTESQVHRQLASGLSMPVGFKNGTDGNIQVAVDGVKAAAAQHVFFGMDDMGRGALVNTEGNEDCHVILRGGTGGPNYDAGAVRDTAAKLTAAGLPGRVVIDCSHANSGKDHIRQAGVAAEVAQLVRDGVPVSGVMLESFLVAGAQAPEARPLTYGQSVTDKCMDWAATDLVLRELAAR; encoded by the coding sequence GTGAACCTGGCGCAGACCGCCACCGCACCCGCCACCTCGGACCGGCGGATACGCAGTTTCAGCGAGATCCCCAGCCCCCATGACGTGCTCTCCGAGTTCCCGCTGGGCGCCCGCCGCGCCGAACGTGTCGCCCGTGACCGCGACGAGATCGCCGACATCCTGGCCGGGCGCGACGATCGCCTGCTCGTCGTCGTGGGTCCCTGCTCGGTGCACGACCCGGAGGCGGCGCTCGATTACGCCAGCCGGCTGGTCAAGCTCGCGGACGAACTCGGTGACCGATTGAAGATCGTGATGCGGGTGTACTTCGAGAAGCCGCGCACCACCATCGGCTGGAAGGGCCTGATCAACGATCCCGGCATGGACAACACCTTCGATGTGACCCGGGGACTGCGCACCGCACGGCAACTGCTGCTCGACATCATCGATATCGGTTTGCCGGTCGGGTGTGAATTCCTGGAACCCACCAGCCCGCAGTACATCGCGGACGCGGTCGCATGGGGTGCCATCGGCGCCCGGACCACTGAATCCCAGGTGCATCGCCAGCTGGCGTCGGGATTGTCGATGCCGGTCGGGTTCAAGAACGGCACCGACGGCAACATCCAGGTTGCCGTCGACGGCGTGAAAGCCGCTGCGGCTCAGCATGTCTTCTTCGGCATGGACGATATGGGCCGCGGTGCGCTGGTGAACACCGAGGGCAACGAGGACTGCCACGTCATCCTGCGTGGCGGCACCGGGGGCCCCAACTACGACGCCGGCGCGGTGCGCGACACTGCGGCCAAGCTGACCGCGGCCGGACTGCCCGGCCGGGTCGTGATCGACTGCAGCCACGCCAATTCCGGCAAGGACCACATCCGGCAGGCCGGGGTGGCCGCCGAGGTGGCCCAGCTGGTGCGTGACGGCGTGCCGGTCAGCGGTGTGATGTTGGAGAGCTTCCTGGTCGCCGGCGCCCAGGCGCCCGAGGCGCGTCCGCTGACCTACGGCCAATCGGTGACCGACAAGTGCATGGACTGGGCGGCAACCGATCTGGTGTTGCGGGAGCTCGCCGCGCGCTGA